A window of the Butyricimonas faecalis genome harbors these coding sequences:
- a CDS encoding SusC/RagA family TonB-linked outer membrane protein, producing the protein MKICSCLLLCMMLSVSAMSYSQNKKLTMEKKSENLLSVLKELGQVSDYEFFYNDNEVNRYQVSFSVKDASVVDVLEEILKGIPLSYRMVDNVIVITPRELKEEAPKKIVITGIVKEKGGDILPGVTVLLKGTAIGTATDASGQFRLELPRQDSLVLLFSFIGMKSREVNVGKQTELIVFMEPDVEEMEEVVCTGYQTLKKVNTTGSFSSISPQAIELRGSAGLNRLLEGQVPGLTIYNNDVRIRGGSTISEKVGTKPLYIVDGFEVDELPENMDQVERITVLKDAAAAAIWGTRAANGVIVIEMKKGAIGRGKLLYSGNVNVMMKLDFDDLNRADSKTVVDYDLEVFDKGLLHGSTYNGRAYGYSPSYGLIFDYENNKISRTELEEKLAALGTISNEKQIEDKLLRSAIRHNHTLSLSGGNEAFAYFLSGSYTGENSVYKDGSENSTFNILSKNSYSVTSRVKVRADINAVYGKENLGYNVESEIRSIQPYQLLVDEEGNRVKDYAKFNVVKNQDLMEQGYKDYGFNILDEVDLANNKTSKFSLRTKLGLDVTILEGLQMNMDYQYERIHSKNKNLRDEESYYVRDLLNYMTNVENGELVNHLPMGNILDMTTTDLTAHALKVGGVLNRTFGKKGEHYVNVVGGFELRKRTSESSNYRRLGYNDELLTYQLFDEQTLAKNGIYGWNGWHRYYADSYNSFSYRDNREVSYYGSAVYTYDARYTLSGTFRVDESNLFGAAKKYRRNPLWSVGMSWNVHNEDFFHSNVINRLTTRVTYGLTGNFDRSGSSTPLLTVRRNFNSAIGAYYARVSNAPNPKLRWERTKTLNLGVEAELFHCLALSLEYYDKRSYDLLGNIQLDPTLGFDGEYINGANMWNKGIEAQLNAKVLERQDFQWFVNFVFGYNKNKITNNAILDSNPAYNLTHGLTEFVAGHPREALWSYRWAGLDENGNPLTYDADGNKTDVAVAESVECNGTYRPKYSGSFSTDFKYKSLTLMFSFIYNFGHVFRVAYPTMDAGSAAKGSTANLSAFVGKRWMKPGDEAITDIPSIRTKDYRSNDRASLAVYSSNSVRKGDFIRLREITLNYELPKQLVKKSPFARVSLTAQANTVWMWTKNKEGFDPEVVEPVRGTLGLSEAPSFTFGLKVEF; encoded by the coding sequence ATGAAAATTTGTTCTTGTTTACTGTTATGTATGATGCTGTCGGTTTCGGCGATGAGTTATTCTCAAAACAAGAAATTGACGATGGAGAAAAAGTCGGAGAATTTACTTTCGGTCTTGAAAGAACTGGGACAGGTAAGTGATTACGAGTTTTTTTACAATGATAACGAAGTGAATCGTTACCAGGTGAGTTTTTCGGTGAAAGATGCCAGCGTGGTGGATGTTTTGGAGGAGATACTGAAGGGGATACCGTTATCTTATCGGATGGTGGATAATGTCATTGTGATTACTCCCCGGGAGCTAAAGGAGGAAGCTCCGAAGAAAATCGTGATTACCGGAATCGTGAAAGAAAAAGGAGGGGATATTTTGCCCGGGGTAACCGTGTTGTTGAAAGGAACGGCGATTGGGACGGCGACAGATGCGTCGGGACAGTTCCGCCTGGAGTTGCCCCGTCAGGATTCGCTCGTGTTGCTTTTTTCCTTTATCGGTATGAAATCTCGGGAGGTGAATGTCGGGAAGCAAACGGAATTGATAGTCTTCATGGAGCCGGACGTGGAGGAGATGGAAGAGGTGGTTTGCACGGGTTACCAGACTTTAAAGAAGGTGAATACCACGGGGTCTTTTTCCTCGATTTCTCCGCAGGCGATAGAGTTGAGGGGAAGTGCCGGCTTGAATCGGTTGTTGGAAGGACAGGTACCCGGTTTGACGATTTACAACAATGATGTACGTATTCGGGGTGGTAGCACGATTTCGGAGAAGGTTGGAACGAAGCCTCTCTATATTGTGGATGGGTTTGAAGTGGACGAACTGCCGGAAAATATGGATCAAGTGGAGCGTATCACCGTGCTGAAAGATGCGGCAGCAGCTGCTATCTGGGGTACACGTGCGGCAAATGGCGTTATCGTAATCGAGATGAAGAAAGGGGCAATCGGACGGGGTAAGTTGTTGTATTCCGGGAACGTGAATGTAATGATGAAGCTGGATTTTGACGATCTGAATCGAGCCGATTCGAAAACGGTTGTTGATTATGATTTGGAGGTGTTTGACAAAGGTTTGTTGCATGGCAGTACGTATAATGGGCGTGCTTACGGGTATTCTCCTTCATACGGGTTGATCTTTGACTACGAGAATAATAAAATCAGTCGTACGGAGTTGGAGGAGAAATTGGCGGCTTTGGGGACGATTTCCAACGAGAAGCAGATTGAAGATAAATTATTGCGATCGGCAATAAGGCATAACCACACCTTGTCTTTGTCCGGAGGAAACGAGGCGTTTGCTTATTTCTTGTCGGGAAGTTATACGGGTGAAAATTCCGTGTACAAGGATGGGAGTGAAAATTCAACGTTCAATATCTTATCCAAGAATAGTTATTCGGTTACATCAAGAGTGAAGGTCCGTGCAGATATTAACGCGGTATACGGGAAGGAAAATTTGGGGTATAATGTTGAAAGCGAGATCCGCTCGATTCAACCTTACCAGCTATTGGTGGACGAAGAGGGGAATCGGGTGAAGGATTATGCCAAATTCAATGTTGTCAAGAATCAGGACTTGATGGAACAAGGGTATAAAGATTACGGTTTCAATATATTGGACGAAGTCGATCTGGCAAATAACAAAACAAGTAAGTTTAGTTTGCGGACGAAATTGGGACTTGACGTGACTATTTTGGAAGGATTGCAAATGAATATGGATTACCAGTACGAGCGGATACATAGCAAGAATAAAAATCTTCGGGATGAGGAGTCTTATTATGTGCGGGACCTGTTGAATTACATGACAAACGTGGAAAATGGTGAGCTTGTGAATCATTTGCCGATGGGGAATATTTTGGATATGACAACCACGGATTTGACGGCTCATGCCCTAAAGGTAGGAGGTGTGTTGAATCGGACTTTCGGGAAAAAGGGGGAGCATTACGTGAATGTTGTCGGAGGTTTTGAATTGCGTAAACGTACAAGTGAGTCGAGTAATTATCGTAGATTGGGGTATAATGATGAATTGTTGACCTACCAATTGTTTGACGAGCAGACCTTGGCAAAAAATGGCATTTATGGTTGGAACGGTTGGCACAGGTATTATGCCGATTCGTATAATAGTTTTTCATATCGGGATAACCGGGAAGTATCCTATTACGGCTCTGCGGTTTATACTTACGATGCGCGTTACACGCTGAGTGGAACGTTCCGGGTGGATGAGTCCAATTTGTTTGGGGCTGCCAAAAAATACCGTCGGAACCCGTTGTGGTCGGTCGGGATGAGTTGGAACGTGCATAACGAAGACTTTTTCCATTCGAACGTGATCAATCGTTTGACAACCCGGGTAACTTATGGGTTAACGGGTAATTTTGACCGGAGCGGTTCGTCCACGCCTTTATTGACGGTGCGTAGAAATTTCAATAGTGCGATTGGTGCTTATTACGCGAGGGTATCTAACGCGCCAAACCCGAAGTTAAGATGGGAACGAACGAAAACATTGAATCTCGGCGTGGAGGCCGAATTGTTCCATTGTCTGGCTCTGTCGCTGGAATATTACGATAAGCGTAGCTACGATTTGTTGGGGAATATACAATTGGATCCGACTCTTGGCTTTGACGGGGAATATATCAATGGCGCCAATATGTGGAATAAGGGGATTGAGGCGCAACTGAATGCGAAGGTATTGGAGAGGCAGGATTTTCAATGGTTCGTGAATTTTGTGTTCGGGTATAATAAAAATAAGATTACCAATAACGCTATTTTAGATAGTAATCCGGCTTATAACCTCACGCATGGATTGACTGAATTTGTGGCAGGTCACCCGAGAGAGGCGTTGTGGAGTTATCGTTGGGCGGGGTTGGACGAGAACGGAAATCCGTTGACATACGATGCCGATGGAAATAAGACCGATGTCGCGGTGGCGGAATCGGTGGAGTGTAATGGTACTTACCGCCCGAAATATAGCGGAAGTTTTTCAACGGACTTCAAATACAAAAGTTTAACGTTGATGTTCTCTTTTATCTATAATTTCGGTCACGTATTCCGGGTGGCTTACCCGACGATGGATGCCGGTTCGGCTGCGAAAGGTTCTACTGCGAATCTGAGCGCGTTTGTCGGAAAGCGTTGGATGAAGCCGGGAGACGAGGCGATAACGGATATTCCCTCTATCCGTACCAAGGATTATAGGAGTAATGACAGGGCCAGCTTGGCTGTTTATTCTTCCAATAGCGTGCGGAAAGGGGATTTTATCCGGTTGCGGGAGATAACTTTGAATTATGAATTGCCCAAGCAGTTGGTTAAGAAATCTCCGTTTGCCCGGGTAAGTTTGACAGCCCAAGCAAACACGGTGTGGATGTGGACGAAAAATAAAGAGGGTTTTGATCCGGAGGTGGTAGAGCCTGTTCGCGGAACTTTGGGATTAAGTGAAGCTCCCTCTTTCACATTTGGTTTGAAAGTTGAGTTTTAA
- a CDS encoding RagB/SusD family nutrient uptake outer membrane protein yields MKKIYIIVLTTVLLCGCNSFLDVTPKGKLIPNKVQDFDELMGDPLNVSAAYPLMEMCSDNICMKEDYLTYYILSDNGKAYTWQEEFYRAEEDDMTWNGAYSIIYTCNLVLSEVPGINDGTDAYKAQVMAEAKVNRAFYYWFLHSCYAPAYDPETASTDLSVPLVLEPDLNAKVSRTTSDKVVAQILKDLKDVAMDLPEKSASEYHIPRVAVYGLAARVNLFFGNYDAALENAEEALKLNSELLDYNTFRFNDESNPYGGVDNRPDPEYSPEMIMYRSSAYSSILTTSMMSPELLEVFDTEADLRYKFNFTTLGWDGEPSGDPYPAILPDLDYNIGVPEMMLIKAECLARKNDPEALNILNTLRKKRIAADKYADLPQVSADKLLKVVLEERQRELAFNGVRFFDMKRLAKEGIYTRTLTRQFEGTVYTLEPNSNRYMLPIAAKVRLLNTNIVQNPR; encoded by the coding sequence ATGAAAAAGATATATATTATCGTTTTAACGACTGTTTTGTTGTGCGGGTGTAACTCTTTTTTAGATGTGACGCCGAAAGGGAAATTGATACCGAATAAAGTACAGGATTTCGATGAGTTGATGGGCGATCCTTTAAACGTATCGGCAGCCTACCCTTTGATGGAGATGTGTAGTGATAATATTTGTATGAAAGAAGACTATCTTACCTATTATATCTTGTCGGACAATGGAAAGGCTTATACATGGCAGGAAGAATTTTACCGGGCAGAGGAAGACGATATGACTTGGAACGGAGCCTATTCGATTATATATACGTGTAATCTGGTTTTGAGCGAGGTGCCCGGAATAAATGACGGAACGGACGCTTACAAGGCACAGGTCATGGCAGAGGCAAAAGTGAACCGGGCATTTTATTACTGGTTCCTGCATTCCTGTTATGCGCCTGCTTATGACCCGGAAACGGCAAGTACGGATTTAAGCGTGCCGTTAGTATTGGAGCCGGATTTGAACGCTAAAGTGAGTCGGACGACTTCAGACAAGGTAGTCGCGCAAATATTGAAAGATTTGAAAGATGTGGCCATGGATTTACCGGAAAAGAGTGCTTCGGAATATCATATTCCTCGCGTGGCGGTGTATGGTTTGGCCGCCCGGGTGAATCTTTTTTTCGGGAATTATGACGCGGCACTTGAAAATGCCGAAGAGGCGTTAAAGTTGAATAGTGAATTGTTGGATTACAATACGTTTCGTTTTAACGACGAGAGTAATCCATACGGAGGTGTAGATAATCGTCCTGATCCGGAGTATTCTCCGGAAATGATCATGTATCGTTCTTCTGCTTATAGTAGTATTCTTACGACCTCCATGATGTCTCCTGAATTATTGGAAGTTTTTGATACGGAAGCCGATTTGCGTTATAAGTTTAATTTTACCACGCTTGGTTGGGATGGAGAACCGAGCGGGGATCCTTACCCGGCGATTTTGCCAGATTTGGATTATAATATCGGTGTACCCGAGATGATGTTGATTAAAGCAGAATGTTTGGCGCGCAAGAACGATCCGGAAGCGTTGAACATATTGAATACGTTGCGCAAAAAGCGGATTGCCGCGGATAAGTATGCCGATTTGCCACAAGTGAGCGCGGACAAGTTGTTGAAAGTGGTGTTGGAGGAACGGCAGCGCGAATTGGCATTTAACGGGGTACGTTTCTTTGATATGAAGCGGCTTGCGAAAGAGGGAATTTACACTCGAACTCTTACTCGTCAATTCGAGGGAACGGTTTACACGCTGGAGCCTAATTCTAATCGGTATATGCTCCCGATTGCAGCGAAAGTTCGGTTATTGAATACGAATATCGTGCAGAATCCGAGATAG
- a CDS encoding peroxiredoxin family protein, translating to MKKGILLFVCIVMLLPILLHGEVKQVKVWGKITGLAGREVVLLDSDCKTEIVRVKGNKDRFELTAKVEIEDARPYFLYLPALGDLDLSMHVPVMYFFIDTENIQIEARIENGNLARKWIKGSPVMSEYLAFIAANPYHEELNRAVDAYNIAFNEYNNVNPTEENLQILRQARQREDSLATKQAEAFWAMIPENRDSKALAVIICNHYGGASVDVLEKIVDQFGESVQACYPIQKVKKRIAQVKASAVGSVAPEFELKDLEGNPVKLSSFRGKYVLIDFWASWCGPCRKEIPNIKQVYNSFADKGLVVIGVSVDQHEGEWRQAVEEEQVKYLQLSDIEGITWKLYNFNGIPFITLISPDGVILERNLRGTELRKKVEEYILGAPYASVKKGMDEINEQYNKLVEVYRGVGDVMKKAEMWEKVKLERQKRADFLLKGLKQLEGSVLGVSLVKDNLFWLEGDYNVFQSAVQALGNRVPESELKTEVWNKFEKLKAEQLTGEAPDFVLLDKRGKEVRLSSFRGKKEVLLDFWASFCAPCRSQNKELNKHYKELKKRGIQVISVSLDRDKKKWLEAVKQDKISWLQLADLERTGECEVEVAYKVKVLPTVYWIGKDGMVKKKNPTVEELLESEVSD from the coding sequence ATGAAAAAAGGGATTTTATTGTTCGTTTGTATTGTTATGTTGTTACCCATCCTGTTGCATGGTGAGGTGAAACAAGTGAAAGTGTGGGGTAAGATTACCGGGTTGGCCGGACGGGAGGTCGTGTTATTGGATTCGGATTGTAAAACTGAGATCGTACGGGTGAAAGGGAATAAAGACCGTTTCGAATTGACGGCAAAAGTGGAAATAGAAGACGCTAGACCTTATTTCCTGTATCTGCCTGCTTTGGGGGATTTGGATCTTTCGATGCATGTCCCCGTGATGTATTTTTTTATCGATACGGAGAATATTCAAATTGAGGCAAGGATAGAGAATGGGAATTTAGCTAGGAAATGGATAAAGGGCTCCCCGGTTATGTCTGAATATTTGGCATTTATTGCCGCAAATCCATATCATGAAGAGTTGAATAGGGCCGTGGATGCTTATAATATAGCATTCAATGAATACAATAATGTGAATCCGACGGAAGAGAATCTTCAGATTTTAAGACAAGCAAGACAGCGAGAGGATTCTTTGGCTACGAAGCAAGCGGAAGCATTTTGGGCTATGATTCCGGAGAACCGGGATAGTAAAGCCTTGGCAGTGATTATTTGTAATCATTATGGCGGAGCTTCCGTGGATGTGTTAGAGAAGATTGTTGATCAATTTGGCGAGAGCGTTCAAGCGTGTTATCCCATTCAAAAAGTAAAAAAACGGATTGCTCAAGTGAAAGCTTCTGCCGTGGGGAGCGTGGCACCGGAATTTGAGTTGAAAGATTTGGAGGGTAATCCGGTGAAGTTATCTTCTTTTAGGGGAAAATACGTGTTGATTGATTTTTGGGCTTCTTGGTGTGGACCGTGTCGAAAAGAGATACCCAATATAAAGCAGGTGTATAACTCTTTTGCTGACAAGGGGTTGGTTGTGATTGGTGTTTCGGTAGACCAACATGAGGGAGAATGGCGGCAAGCGGTGGAAGAAGAGCAGGTGAAATATTTGCAGTTGTCTGACATCGAAGGAATCACGTGGAAATTGTATAATTTTAATGGGATACCTTTTATCACGCTGATTTCTCCGGATGGTGTTATTTTGGAAAGAAATTTGAGAGGGACGGAGTTAAGAAAAAAGGTGGAGGAGTATATCTTGGGTGCTCCGTATGCTTCCGTTAAGAAGGGAATGGACGAGATAAACGAACAATATAACAAACTGGTAGAGGTGTATCGTGGAGTAGGGGATGTTATGAAAAAAGCCGAGATGTGGGAAAAGGTGAAACTTGAAAGACAGAAAAGAGCGGATTTCTTGTTAAAGGGATTAAAGCAATTGGAAGGAAGTGTGTTGGGGGTGAGTTTAGTGAAGGATAATTTGTTCTGGTTGGAAGGAGATTATAATGTTTTCCAATCGGCTGTTCAGGCATTGGGGAATCGGGTGCCGGAATCGGAGTTGAAAACAGAAGTTTGGAATAAGTTTGAGAAGTTGAAAGCAGAACAATTGACAGGGGAAGCCCCGGATTTTGTGTTACTGGATAAGCGGGGGAAAGAGGTCCGGTTGTCTTCGTTTCGCGGGAAAAAAGAGGTGTTGTTGGATTTTTGGGCATCGTTTTGCGCTCCTTGCCGGAGTCAGAATAAAGAGCTGAATAAGCATTACAAGGAATTGAAAAAGAGAGGTATTCAGGTTATATCTGTCTCTTTGGATCGAGATAAAAAGAAATGGTTGGAAGCGGTGAAGCAAGATAAGATTTCATGGCTACAATTGGCTGACTTGGAGAGAACCGGAGAATGCGAGGTCGAAGTAGCTTATAAAGTGAAAGTACTTCCGACTGTATATTGGATTGGTAAAGACGGAATGGTCAAAAAGAAAAATCCGACCGTGGAGGAGCTTCTTGAATCGGAAGTTTCCGATTAA